In Duganella zoogloeoides, a single genomic region encodes these proteins:
- a CDS encoding Fur family transcriptional regulator: MQTSSSDQAEALIRATGARVTRQRVTVLDFLMGQEKSLTHHDIQALLSDEALDSVTLYRVLEWLTENELVHRIAGADQVWRFRAGAGHHSHEHAHFQCTRCEEVTCFTDVPLPRTIKLPSGFQSQEMDFLIKGTCPHCAKSKP, from the coding sequence ATGCAAACATCCTCTTCAGACCAGGCAGAAGCACTGATCCGCGCCACCGGTGCCCGCGTCACGCGCCAGCGCGTGACCGTGCTCGACTTTTTGATGGGGCAGGAAAAGTCGCTGACCCACCACGATATCCAGGCCTTGCTGTCGGACGAAGCGCTCGACTCGGTCACGCTGTACCGGGTGCTCGAATGGCTGACCGAAAACGAACTGGTGCACCGCATTGCGGGCGCCGACCAGGTGTGGCGTTTCCGTGCCGGGGCCGGCCACCATTCGCACGAGCACGCCCACTTCCAGTGCACCCGCTGCGAGGAAGTCACCTGCTTCACCGACGTACCGCTGCCGCGCACGATCAAGCTGCCCAGCGGCTTCCAGAGCCAGGAAATGGATTTTCTGATCAAGGGCACCTGCCCGCACTGCGCAAAATCGAAGCCATAA
- a CDS encoding TonB-dependent receptor family protein — translation MAAALALLAAPLAHGQEQAQAGSAAPMESIQVTGSWLGSGLQNSVKNFPGARTVVNKEDIEDSGALDIGDVLRRVPGVQATDNSGTAGSAISLNIGVRGLTGRYSPRSTILLDGIPLAVAPYGQPQLSFAPVSLNNIESIDVVRGGGAVRYGPQNVGGIINFRSRAIPEGAIKGDVSVRYNDYRDAGHNTQYSAFLGGTLDSGMGLALMYSGMDGGGWRTSSNDKLNDVALKLRYPLNGHSEVYGKLTYFDVNSRTPGGLTVAQYAADPFQNTRPTDFWSGERKGGDIGYLNTISATQEFEVKAYYNESFRQSALINAARTQVTWQPRNYQVLGIEPRYTQRFAAAGLTHDVTAGYRFLRERGDDNNYAVTVATGVRGATTRFDNATDAHSVYIDDRIALGAWRITPGVRYERIRSDRRDSGSAAAFASDNNKALPSLNVAYLVNPALTVFANYTTSFGAVQNTQLNSQSATNPLNPEVAKTFEAGARWKDRAVSTEFTAFKLKFDNQILQVPGTVPATFQNIGATNHEGIETAFDYSFADASALAGLNLYANYTYTRAIQESGATAGLDVPFYSRGTDTVGARYRIDAWSFNVSGTHQTRQFSDAANTVAEAASGAVGAIPGFRLWNAQVGWKLKGQPGYEVMAGVNNLSDRRYYTRNVDGNAGRMVGAPRTAYLQLRTSY, via the coding sequence ATGGCTGCAGCGTTGGCGCTGCTGGCCGCGCCCCTGGCCCACGGACAGGAACAGGCCCAGGCAGGATCAGCGGCGCCGATGGAATCGATCCAGGTCACCGGCAGCTGGCTCGGGTCCGGCCTGCAAAACAGCGTCAAGAACTTTCCCGGCGCGCGCACGGTGGTGAACAAGGAAGACATCGAGGATTCGGGCGCGCTCGACATCGGCGACGTGCTGCGCCGGGTGCCGGGCGTGCAGGCCACCGACAACTCGGGCACGGCCGGCAGCGCCATCTCGCTCAATATCGGCGTGCGCGGCCTGACCGGGCGTTATTCGCCGCGTTCCACCATCCTGCTCGACGGCATACCGCTGGCCGTGGCCCCATACGGCCAGCCGCAATTGTCGTTTGCCCCGGTGAGCTTGAACAATATCGAATCGATCGACGTGGTGCGCGGCGGCGGCGCGGTGCGCTACGGTCCGCAAAACGTGGGCGGCATCATCAATTTCCGCAGCCGGGCGATCCCGGAAGGCGCCATCAAGGGCGACGTCTCGGTGCGCTACAACGACTACCGCGACGCGGGCCACAACACCCAGTACAGCGCCTTCCTGGGCGGCACGCTCGACTCCGGCATGGGCCTGGCGCTGATGTACTCGGGCATGGACGGCGGCGGCTGGCGCACCAGCAGTAACGACAAACTCAACGACGTCGCGTTGAAATTGCGCTATCCGCTCAATGGCCACAGCGAGGTGTACGGCAAGCTCACGTACTTCGACGTCAATTCGCGCACCCCGGGCGGGCTGACGGTGGCGCAGTACGCGGCAGACCCGTTCCAGAACACCCGGCCCACCGATTTCTGGAGCGGAGAGCGCAAGGGCGGCGACATCGGCTACCTCAACACCATCTCGGCCACCCAGGAATTCGAAGTGAAGGCCTATTACAACGAGAGCTTCCGCCAGAGCGCGCTGATCAACGCCGCGCGCACCCAGGTGACCTGGCAGCCGCGCAATTACCAGGTGCTGGGCATCGAGCCGCGCTACACCCAGCGCTTTGCCGCCGCCGGCCTCACGCACGATGTCACGGCCGGCTACCGCTTCCTGCGTGAGCGCGGTGATGACAACAACTACGCCGTGACCGTGGCCACCGGCGTGCGCGGCGCCACCACCAGGTTCGACAACGCGACCGACGCCCACTCGGTGTATATCGACGACCGCATCGCACTGGGCGCCTGGCGCATCACGCCGGGCGTGCGGTATGAACGCATCCGCTCCGATCGCCGCGACAGCGGCAGCGCTGCCGCTTTTGCGTCGGACAACAACAAGGCGCTGCCATCGCTGAACGTGGCCTACCTGGTCAACCCGGCGCTGACCGTGTTTGCCAACTACACTACGTCGTTCGGCGCCGTGCAAAACACCCAGCTCAATTCGCAAAGCGCCACCAACCCGCTCAACCCGGAAGTGGCCAAGACCTTCGAGGCCGGTGCGCGCTGGAAGGACCGCGCCGTCAGCACCGAGTTCACCGCCTTCAAGCTCAAGTTCGACAACCAGATCCTGCAGGTGCCGGGCACCGTGCCTGCCACGTTCCAGAACATCGGCGCCACCAACCACGAAGGCATCGAGACTGCGTTCGATTACAGTTTTGCCGACGCCAGCGCGCTGGCCGGCCTGAACCTCTACGCCAATTACACCTATACCAGGGCGATCCAGGAATCGGGCGCCACGGCCGGCCTGGACGTGCCGTTCTACTCGCGCGGCACCGACACCGTCGGCGCGCGCTACCGGATCGATGCATGGTCGTTCAACGTCTCCGGCACCCACCAGACGCGCCAGTTCTCCGATGCCGCCAATACCGTGGCGGAAGCGGCCAGCGGCGCCGTCGGCGCCATTCCCGGCTTCCGCCTGTGGAATGCCCAAGTGGGCTGGAAACTGAAAGGACAACCAGGGTACGAGGTAATGGCCGGGGTGAACAACCTGTCGGATCGCCGCTATTACACCCGCAACGTGGATGGCAACGCGGGCCGCATGGTTGGTGCGCCACGTACCGCTTACCTGCAATTGCGCACCAGTTATTGA
- a CDS encoding Crp/Fnr family transcriptional regulator: protein MNAYHTSSATTAANATAGHSSAGSQISLIGAQQNDLLRALSRDDLLALFSALELVALPAGKHLFDFGDKVEYTYFPTNAIISLQYVMEDGATTEIAVVGREGVVGVALYPTERASYSAVVEAAGYGYRLRTDVLREVFYAGGPLAQQLMRYTSAMFAQLAQSVAGSRHTSIEQKLCRWLLERLDRSMGNELKVTQEMIANMLGVRRESVTGAAGKLSDEGLISYRRGCVTVLDRAGMEARAGSCYQGGRNKAAGMEQRAA from the coding sequence ATGAACGCATACCACACCAGCTCCGCAACCACCGCCGCCAACGCCACCGCAGGCCACAGCAGCGCCGGTTCGCAGATCAGCCTGATCGGCGCCCAACAAAACGATTTGCTGCGCGCCCTGTCGCGTGACGATCTGTTGGCCCTGTTCAGCGCGCTGGAACTGGTTGCGTTACCTGCCGGCAAGCACCTGTTCGACTTCGGCGACAAGGTCGAATACACGTACTTCCCGACCAACGCCATCATCTCCCTGCAATACGTGATGGAAGACGGCGCCACCACCGAGATCGCCGTGGTCGGCCGTGAAGGCGTGGTGGGCGTGGCCCTGTACCCGACCGAGCGCGCTTCGTACTCGGCCGTCGTGGAAGCCGCCGGTTACGGCTACCGCCTGCGTACCGATGTGCTGCGCGAAGTGTTTTACGCTGGCGGCCCATTGGCCCAGCAACTGATGCGCTACACCAGCGCCATGTTCGCCCAGCTGGCGCAAAGCGTGGCCGGCAGTCGCCACACCAGCATCGAACAGAAGCTGTGCCGCTGGTTGCTGGAACGCCTGGACCGCTCGATGGGCAATGAATTGAAAGTGACGCAGGAAATGATCGCCAACATGCTGGGCGTACGCCGCGAGAGCGTGACCGGCGCGGCAGGCAAGCTGTCCGACGAAGGCCTAATCTCCTACCGCCGTGGTTGCGTTACCGTGCTCGATCGTGCGGGAATGGAAGCGCGTGCAGGCAGCTGCTACCAGGGCGGCCGCAACAAGGCGGCCGGCATGGAACAGCGTGCTGCTTGA